The Stigmatella aurantiaca genome segment GATGTTCCTGCTGACGCGGAACGCCCAGGGCGGCCTGCTGCTGCTGGTGCCGGGGACGCTGGGCAGCTTCCTCTGGCAGCCCTTCACTTACGCGTTCATCGAGACGAGCCCCTTGGGCATCCTCTTCGGCGCGCTCATCATCTGGTCCATCGGTGGGTGGCTGGAGGCCACGTGGGGCACGCGCAAGTTCCTGCTGGTGGGGCTGGGCTGCACCGTGGCGGCCGGGTTTCTCACCACCGCCATCACCACCTTCCTGGTGCCGGTGGCCGCCATCTACCCGGGCGGCACGGTGCTCACCAGCGTGCTGTGGGTCGCGTACGGGCTCACCATTGGCAAGGGACAGGCGAACTTCTGGGGCATTCCGCTGTCGGGCAATGCGCTGGCCGGCATCGGCGCGGGCTTCGTGTTCCTGTCGGTGCTCACCAGCGGCGGTGGCCCCGTGGAGGGGCTGCTGCGCCAACTGCCGGAGGTGATTGGCCTGGTGCTCATCTTCGTCTACGTGCGCGGCGCGAGCCCCCGCCGCCTGCTGCTGCACTTCCAGCACTGGAAGCTCCAGCGCCAGCTTCGCAACCGCTCGCGCAACATGCGCGTGGTGCGCGAGGAGCGCTCGGACGACCAGTACCTCAACTGACTCAGTTGGCCACCTCCGGGTGGCCGTACTGCTTGAGCTTGCGGTAGAGCGTGGCCAGCCCGATGTCGAGCTGCTCCGCGGTGCGCGAGCGGTTGCCGCTGTTGTGCGCCAGCACCGCGAGGATGTACTCGCGCTCCATGTCCTCCAGCGTCCGGGGCGCGCTGCCCGGCAGGATGCTGGGCTGGGCCTCGCGGACCTCCTCCGGCAAGTCGTCCCGCTCGATGCGCGTGCCCTCGTGCAGCGCCACCGCGCGCTCGATGGCGTTGGCCAGCTCGCGCACGTTGCCCGGCCACCCGTAGCGCAGGAGCTGGTCGGCCACCTCGGGGGAGAAGGAGGCCACCTTGCGGCCCAGCCGCTCCGAGGCCTCGGCGAGCAGTTGCCGGGCCAGCGGCAGGATGTCGTCCCGCCGCTCCCGGAGCGGCAGCACCTTCAGCTCGATGACGCGCAGCCGGTAGTAGAGGTCCTGCCGGAAGCGGCCCGTGCTCACCTCCTCTAGGAGGTTGCGGTTGGTGGCGGCCACCACGCGCACGTCCACCTTGCGGCTCTGGTTCTCGCCCACGCGGCGGACCTCCTTCTCCTGGAGCGCGCGCAGCAGCCGGGCCTGCATGGCGGGGGGCACCTCGCCCACCTCGTCCAGGAAGAGGGTGCCGCCGCTGGCCGCCTCGAAGAGGCCGGGCCGGTCATGCGTGGCGCCGGTGAAGGCCCCCTTGGCGTGGCCGAACAGCTCGCTCTCCAGGAGGCTCTCCGTGACGGCCGCGCAGTTGACGGCCACGAAGGCCTTGTGGGCCCGCTCGGACTCGTCGTGGATGAGCCGGGCCACGCGCTCCTTGCCCACGCCGCTCTCGCCGGTGATGAGCACCGTGGAGTCCACCTTCGCCGCGCGCCGCGCGAGGGCGAGCACCCGCCGCATGCCCTCCGTGCGCACCACCAGCCCGGAAGGGTCCTCCGACTCACCCACCACGCGCGCCAGCGTGCGCCGCTTCACCCGGAGCTTCTGCTCGGCCTCCTTGAGGGCTTCCGTCACCTGGGCGAGCACCCCCTCCATGCACCGCGTCTCGTAGAAGCTCAGCGCCTCTACGCACGTGGAGCCCCACTCCTCGGCGGACTTGCCGAGGATCTGGCAGACCGCGTCCCCCTTGCCCACGCAGCGCGTCTCCAGGCAGTAGATGGGTTTGCCGTTGCAGTAGCTCATGTACCCGCTGGCGAACCCCGTGAGGCTCCAGCACACCGGTTGATCCGCCTGCCCCACGTGCAGCAGGTGCTGCTCGGCCTCGTAGGACTCGCGCCACAGGGCCTCCGCGAACGGCGCGGGCCCATCCTCGGGGCCCCGCTCCACGGGCTCCAGCAGCACCTGGCCCTGAAGGGTGTGCAGGCGCCCGCCCGCCCGGCGCCAGAAGCTCTCGTCCGGCCACGGCAGCGCCGTCTTCATGGCCTCCGCCGTCCGCCAGCCATGCGCGTACCCCAGCCGTGTCAGGATGCCCCGGGCGGCCGTCATCCCCAGCATGGAGATCAGCTCCTTGCGCAGGAGCCCCAGCGCCACGGCATCCATCAGCAGGGCCCGCTGGCCCGCGAAGTGAATGAGGCCGCCCTCCGGGTCGAACGACAGCAAATCCTTGAGGTCCAAACGGTGGGTCATGGGGCCGGGTGCTCTCAAAAGGAGAGCACTTCCTATCATTTTGAGAGTAGGGGTGCCAGGGGAGGGGAGAGGGCCGGAGTGATTCCGGGCAGTTGAACGATAGTTGACGTTGGTCCCCACCTTGCTATGGACGAGCCCCATGGGCTCGGGGTTCGACAGGCGCGAGGTGCTCCAGATGGCCGCGGCCGTCGGCGTGGCGGGCATCTCGGAGACGGTGGGGCCCCGGGCGGGCGCGTCCACCGTGGCCCCCGCGGCCTTCGTCTCCCATGGCTCGCCCCTGGTGTCGCTGGACACGGATGCCTACCCGCAGGCGCTGCGCCGCTTCGGCGAGAGCGTGAACGGTGTCCGGGCGCTCGTGGTGGTCTCCGCGCACTGGGAGACCCCGGGGGGCGTGCGCGTCACCGCGAGCGCCACCCCGCCCCTCATCTATGACTTCGGCGGCTTTCCGGAGGCGCTCTACCGGCTGACGTACCCGTGCCCGGGCGCCCCCGAGGTGGCCAGGGAAGCCGTGGCGCTCCTGGCGGCCGCGGGCTTCGCGAGCGCGGCGGATGCCGGGCGCGGGTTGGATCACGGCACCTGGGTGCCGCTGCGGCTGGCGCTGCCCGAGGCGAGCCTTCCGGTGGTGCAGGTGTCCATGCCCCGGGGCGCCTCGGCCGAGGACGTGATGCGCATGGGGCAGGCGCTGCGCCCGCTGCGCTCCCAGGGCGTGCTGCTGCTGGGCAGCGGCGGGGTGAGCCACAACCTGCGGCGGCTGTTCCCGGACAAGGCCGCGCCCTCGGAGTCCTGGGCCCAGGCGTTCGACACCTGGGTGGCGGAGCGCCTGGACGCCCGCGACTTCTCTGGCCTGCTCGATTGGATGCGCGCACCGAATGCGCGCCTGGCGCATCCAACCGCCGAGCATTTCCTTCCGCTCTCTTTTGTCCTCGGTGCTGCCCTCCCCGAGGACCGCCTCATTCCGGTCTTCGAGGGCTTTCATCACGGAACTTTGTCCATGCGCAGCTTCGCGCTGCGCGCTTGAACCGCATCACGGGAGAACATCCATGAACATGCTGCTGAAGTCCGCCATCGCCGCCGCCGTCTTTGCCGTCCCCTCCATCGCCGCCGCGTCCACGTGGGAGATTGACTCCGCGCACTCGTCCGCCAAGTTCACCGTGAAGCACATGATGATCACGAACGTGGCGGGCGAGTTCGGCAGCGTCACCGGCACGGTGAACCTGGACGACAAGGATCCCTCCAAGACGACCATCACCGCGAGCGTCGACACGACGACCATCAACACCAACCAGCCCAAGCGCGACGCGCACCTGAAGAGCCCGGACTTCTTCGACGTCGAGAAGTACCCGGCCATGACCTTCAAGTCGAAGAGCGTGAAGGCCGACGGCAAGGACAAGTTCAAGGTGACGGGCGACCTGACGCTCCACGGCGTGACGAAGCCGGTCACCCTGGACGTGGAGTCTTCGTCCACCGAGATCAAGGATCCCTGGGGTGGCACGCGCCGTGGCGCCTCCGCGACGACGAAGCTCAACCGCAAGGACTTTGGCCTGACCTGGAATCAGGCGCTGGAGGCCGGTGGCGTGGCGGTGGGCGACGAGGTGAAGGTGATGATCGACCTGGAGCTCGTGAAGAAGGACGAGGCCCCGGCTGCGGCGGCGCCCGCCAAGAAGTAGTCCTGGCGCACGCTCCGGCGTGAACGCCTTTCGGAGGGGCCTCGGTGACGAGGCCCCTCTTCTTTTTGCGGGGCACTACCCCTCGGCGATGGCCTGGATGCTCGAGCGGTAGACGAAGATGCGCGCGGTGTTGGTGCGGTTGTCCGCGGGGATGAGGAAGAAGCCCTGGCCGTCGGTCTTGAAGTCGCGCGAGAAGCCCGCGACCTGGCGGCCGTCATTGAAGGTGACGCGGATCTTCTGTCCTTCGGCCTGTGGCTGGCGCGCGCCCGCGGGCAGCATGAAGAAGATGGCCTTCATGCGCTTGCCGGGGATGCGCTCCGGGGTGAAGCCGGTCTGCTGCTCCAGGGCGATGTTCTCGTCGAGCAGATCCACATCGCGGATGGTGCCGCGCTTCACCTGGCCCTCCACGGTGTGGATGATGACGCGGTGCTCGCCCTCCACGAAGCAGGAGGGGGCCTGGGCGGCCTGGAACTCCAGCGGATTGCCCACCGGCTCGAAGAGCGGCGCCTCCTCGATGTCGATGGACGGAAGGCTCGGCGGGGGCGGGGGCGCCACGGGCGCGCTCGCGAAGGCGCGCGCGGGCGCGGGGGGCGGCGGGGGCGCGGGCGGGGGCATCGCCACCGGGGCGGCCGCCGCGGGCTCTTCCGCGAACTCCACGTCGGCGAGCTCCACCACGGGCAGCTCCTCGGCGGGAGGCGGGGGCGGAGGCGGCGCGTCCTCGAAGGTGACGTCGATGCTCGGCTCGGACTCGGCTGCCTCCATGGGGGCCGCGGGCGGCACATCGTCGATGATGAGATCCGGCTCCGGAACCTCCTCGGCGGGGGGCGCGAAGGCGGACGCCTCGGGCACCGGCCGCGAGGCACCGGACTCCAGGTTCTCCATCGGCTCGGCGAAGGGGCTCACCGGGGCGGACTGTCCCTGGAAGCTATAGTCGGCCTCCTGCTCCGTTCCCCAGGTGTTGATCTCCGAAGAGGTGCCGAACTGGTCCCGCGCGGGAGGGTTCTTGGCCCACTCGGGCTCGGGCTCGGCCCAGTCCGCGGCCTGCTGTTGAGTGCCGGAGGCGTCGGTGGCCCACCCCAGGGCCGGTGCGGGCTCCTCCGATGGGGTCTCCGTCCACTCATCGTCCGATGCGGCAGCGGCCGGAGCGGCCGGGGGTGGCTCCGCGGGGCTCGTCTCCCACGCGGACGTGGCAGGCGTGCTTTCGGCAGCGGACCAGGCGGGGGCTTCGGCAGTCTCCGTCCACTCGGCCTGAGGGCTGGCCTCGGGCGCGGCGCCCCAGGGGGCATCTTGTTCCGCGGGCGTGGCCTCGAGGACGGGCTGTGCCTCTTCGGAAGCCCCCCACTCGGCGGGCGGGCTCTCCGCAGGGGGCTCCCATGCGGACGGCTGGGCCGGCGGGGCATCCGTGGCTGCGTCCACCGAGCCCCACTCAGAGGGCGTCTCGGGAGGCGGTACGGCCCACTGGGAGCCGGGCGCCTCGGAGGGGGCGGAGGCTTCGGGTGCGTCTCCCCACTCCGAGGGAATCGTGGCAGGGGCGGCTTCCTGGGCCGTGGGGGCTCCCCACTCGGTGGAGGAGGCGGTGGTCTCGGGGCTGGCCCACGCGGAGTCGTGTCCGGTGGGGGCCGCCCAGTCCGCCGCGGCCGGCTGCGCGGGATCGGCCCATGCGGAGGCCTCTGCCGGAGCCGCTTCTCCCTCGGGCGAGCCCCACTCGGGCTGTAGCTCCACGGGCTCAGGCTGTGCCGGGGCAGGCTCGGCACTCCAGCCGTCGCCTGTTTCGGAGGTCAGGGGCTGAAGCTCCGGGGAAGGCTCCGCCGAGGCAGGCTCGGCGCTCCAGCCGTCGCCCGTTTCAGAGGTCAGGGGCTGAAGCTCCGGGGAAGGCTCCGCCGGAGGGGGCTCGGCGCTCCAGCCGTCGCCCGCCTCGGGGGCCACGGGCTGAAGCTCCAGGGGAGTCTCCGCGGAAGCAGGCTCGGCGCTCCAGCCATCGCTCCCTTCAGGGGCAATGGGCTGAAGGTCCGCGGACGAATCCGCCAGCTCCATGACACCGTCCTGCGCGGACGCGTCGGGAAGGGCCATGGCCCGGTCCGACTCCCACGAGGTCTGCGGGGCTGATTCCTGGGCGAAGTCTGCGTGGGTCGCGAGGGGAACGGCCTCTTCCGGATTGCCGTCGAGGTCGATCTCCTCGGACGGCAAGGACGGGGGATGGAACTGCGTGGCCTCGGGCGCTTCGGCCGGCTCCGCGTTCCAGGACACGTCCGGGGCCGCGTCAGGAGCCGAGGCGCTGAAGTCCTCTTCGAGCTCGACGGTATCCGCCTGAAGGTCGGGAGCGACCTGGACCGGGCGAAGCTGGAGCGAAGGCGGCGTCTCGCTGGCGGGGAAAGGCGAGGCCTCCGGCGCGGGCTCCATCTCGGCGCCCAGGTCCGCCACCTCGAGGGTGGGCTCCGCGGCGGTGGGCTCCGGTTCGGGCTCGGCGGCCAGGGCCTGGGGCGCGGCTTCCGCCTCGCCCGCAGGGGACATCTCGAGATCGGAGACATCGAACGTGGGGGCCTCGGCCTCCGCGGGCGGCGGCAACTCCTCGGCGGGGCTCATCTCCAGCCCGGGCTGGAAGGCCTCCTGCGCGGGGGCCTCGGCGGCCATGTCCGCGGTGGACAGGGACAGCTCCTCCATGGAGCTGGCTTCCACCGGCGCCTCGTCCGCCACCATGTCCGTGCTGTCCAGCGCAAGCTCGTCCATGGACGCGGCCGGCTCGGGCTGGGCGGGGGCATCCATGGAGGAGAGCCCCTCGAAGGAGGCCTCCAGGGGGCTCTCGGAGGCAGGCTGTTCCGGGACGGCCTCGGTCACGGCATCGGAGTCCGCGTCGATCAGGTCGACATCGTCCCCCTGAAGCTCGATGGCCTCCGAGGACTCCATGGGCTCCGCGGACAGCTCGGGGACCGCCTCGAACGAAGCGGAGGGCGCCTCGGCGGGGGCGGCTTCCTCGAAGGAGGACTCCTCCGGCACGCTCTCCACGTCGGTGACGTCGGCGTCGGAGACCTCCATGAGGTCGTCCGCGGAGGTCACTTCACTGGCGCTCGCCTCCGAGAGTTCCTCGGCGGCCGCGGCCTGGGGCTGGGCCTCCGTGGCCCAGGGCGCAGGGCCGCTCAACGACGGGATGTCGACGTCCTCCGAGCCCAGCTGAATGCTCTCGGGCGAGGCCGAGGGCTCCTGCCAGGAAGCCTCGGGCGTGGCCTCGGCAGCCTCCGCTTCCGGGGCATAGTCCGCCGGGGTCGCATCCGCTTCAGGCGGGGGATAGCCCGCGTAGGTCTGGCTCGGCTCCGCGGGCCATGCCTGGGGCTGGCCCTCATAGCCCTGGTTCGGATCGTAGGCCTGATTCGGATCATACCCCTGCTGCGGAGGGTACCCGGCATAGCCCTGGTTCGGATCGTAGCCCTGCTGCGGAGGGTACCCGGCATAGGCCTGATTCGGATCGTAGGCCTGGTTCGGATCATACCCCTGCTGCGGAGGGTACCCGGCATAGGCCTGGTTCGGATCGTAGGCCTGGTTCGGATCATACCCCTGCTGCGGAGGGTACCCGGCGTAGCCCTGGTTCGGATCATAACCCTGGGCGTAGGCCTGATTCGGATCATAGGCCTGCGGGGGGTACGGGGCCGGGTAGGCGTACCACTGGCCATCCTGGCCGTAGTAGCCCTGAGGCTGCTGGGGGTACGGGGCCGGGTAGGCGTACCACTGGCCATCCTGGCCGTAGTAGCCCTGGGGCTGCTGCGGATAGCCCGGGTACTGGGGCTGGGGTGGGTAGGCCGGGGGCGGGTACCCCTTGGGGTAGGCGTACCACTGGCCATCCTGGCCGTAGTAGCCCTGGGGCTGCTGCGGATAGGCCTCGGCCGCAGGCGGCTCCTGGACCGGCGCGTCTTGGACACCGAGGTGTCCTCGCAGCTCGTTCCAACGGGCCTCCTCTGGGGGAGACAGACTCCCCGTCTTCCGCTTCTCATCGAGGAAGCGGAACTCTCTCATCGCCGCGCGCGTGTCGGACATCCGTCCACCTTGCTACGGGTAGGGCGTAGACGGGGTGGAGGTTCCCGCCAGAACGCCTGAAGCGCAAATTTGAAGGCGAAAGTGTAGGAGAGTCCTGCCTACGGGTAAACGTATCAGAATGGCTCGTTTGCTCCCTACCTGCGCGAGGCGGCGAACTGGACATCCTCGTCCAGCCGGGCCACGTCCAGCCCGTAGTGGGTCAGGAGGGCCTGATCGAAGCGGGTGCCTTGCCCCACGTCCCGGACGAGGGTGAGCAGCTTGGAGGTGCCCCCCCGGCGGATCAGCTCCCGGACGGCCGTGGCGGAGGTGGCATAGGCCAGGGCGGGGTTGGCCTGGCGGACCAGCATGTCCCGGGACAGCTTGGCCAGGCTGGGCAGCTTGTTGCCCCGGGCGGCGGCCTGGAGCATGTCGGCGACCTCCCGGGGCGGGCCTTCCGAGCCGAGGTAGCGCCATTCCACGTACTCGGCGAGCCCCTCGTTGAGCCAGGTGGGGAGCTGGTGCCCGCCGCCGCAGATCTCATCGAGCGCGGCGTGGACGTACTCGTGCACGAGGGTGGCCTTGGTGCGCTGGGTCAGCTCGGCCGCGTCGTTGATGCGGATGGCTTGATCCGCATAGAGCCCGGCGGCCACATTCGCCCAGGCCTCCCCGCGGTGGGTGCGGAACTCCTCGCGCGTGTAGAGGACGACGTCCA includes the following:
- a CDS encoding DUF6982 domain-containing protein → MSDTRAAMREFRFLDEKRKTGSLSPPEEARWNELRGHLGVQDAPVQEPPAAEAYPQQPQGYYGQDGQWYAYPKGYPPPAYPPQPQYPGYPQQPQGYYGQDGQWYAYPAPYPQQPQGYYGQDGQWYAYPAPYPPQAYDPNQAYAQGYDPNQGYAGYPPQQGYDPNQAYDPNQAYAGYPPQQGYDPNQAYDPNQAYAGYPPQQGYDPNQGYAGYPPQQGYDPNQAYDPNQGYEGQPQAWPAEPSQTYAGYPPPEADATPADYAPEAEAAEATPEASWQEPSASPESIQLGSEDVDIPSLSGPAPWATEAQPQAAAAEELSEASASEVTSADDLMEVSDADVTDVESVPEESSFEEAAPAEAPSASFEAVPELSAEPMESSEAIELQGDDVDLIDADSDAVTEAVPEQPASESPLEASFEGLSSMDAPAQPEPAASMDELALDSTDMVADEAPVEASSMEELSLSTADMAAEAPAQEAFQPGLEMSPAEELPPPAEAEAPTFDVSDLEMSPAGEAEAAPQALAAEPEPEPTAAEPTLEVADLGAEMEPAPEASPFPASETPPSLQLRPVQVAPDLQADTVELEEDFSASAPDAAPDVSWNAEPAEAPEATQFHPPSLPSEEIDLDGNPEEAVPLATHADFAQESAPQTSWESDRAMALPDASAQDGVMELADSSADLQPIAPEGSDGWSAEPASAETPLELQPVAPEAGDGWSAEPPPAEPSPELQPLTSETGDGWSAEPASAEPSPELQPLTSETGDGWSAEPAPAQPEPVELQPEWGSPEGEAAPAEASAWADPAQPAAADWAAPTGHDSAWASPETTASSTEWGAPTAQEAAPATIPSEWGDAPEASAPSEAPGSQWAVPPPETPSEWGSVDAATDAPPAQPSAWEPPAESPPAEWGASEEAQPVLEATPAEQDAPWGAAPEASPQAEWTETAEAPAWSAAESTPATSAWETSPAEPPPAAPAAAASDDEWTETPSEEPAPALGWATDASGTQQQAADWAEPEPEWAKNPPARDQFGTSSEINTWGTEQEADYSFQGQSAPVSPFAEPMENLESGASRPVPEASAFAPPAEEVPEPDLIIDDVPPAAPMEAAESEPSIDVTFEDAPPPPPPPAEELPVVELADVEFAEEPAAAAPVAMPPPAPPPPPAPARAFASAPVAPPPPPSLPSIDIEEAPLFEPVGNPLEFQAAQAPSCFVEGEHRVIIHTVEGQVKRGTIRDVDLLDENIALEQQTGFTPERIPGKRMKAIFFMLPAGARQPQAEGQKIRVTFNDGRQVAGFSRDFKTDGQGFFLIPADNRTNTARIFVYRSSIQAIAEG
- a CDS encoding rhomboid family intramembrane serine protease — translated: MRPMRGSGGGFGGGGGGFSGLESTAAKLALALVAGSVMFLLTRNAQGGLLLLVPGTLGSFLWQPFTYAFIETSPLGILFGALIIWSIGGWLEATWGTRKFLLVGLGCTVAAGFLTTAITTFLVPVAAIYPGGTVLTSVLWVAYGLTIGKGQANFWGIPLSGNALAGIGAGFVFLSVLTSGGGPVEGLLRQLPEVIGLVLIFVYVRGASPRRLLLHFQHWKLQRQLRNRSRNMRVVREERSDDQYLN
- a CDS encoding sigma-54-dependent Fis family transcriptional regulator → MTHRLDLKDLLSFDPEGGLIHFAGQRALLMDAVALGLLRKELISMLGMTAARGILTRLGYAHGWRTAEAMKTALPWPDESFWRRAGGRLHTLQGQVLLEPVERGPEDGPAPFAEALWRESYEAEQHLLHVGQADQPVCWSLTGFASGYMSYCNGKPIYCLETRCVGKGDAVCQILGKSAEEWGSTCVEALSFYETRCMEGVLAQVTEALKEAEQKLRVKRRTLARVVGESEDPSGLVVRTEGMRRVLALARRAAKVDSTVLITGESGVGKERVARLIHDESERAHKAFVAVNCAAVTESLLESELFGHAKGAFTGATHDRPGLFEAASGGTLFLDEVGEVPPAMQARLLRALQEKEVRRVGENQSRKVDVRVVAATNRNLLEEVSTGRFRQDLYYRLRVIELKVLPLRERRDDILPLARQLLAEASERLGRKVASFSPEVADQLLRYGWPGNVRELANAIERAVALHEGTRIERDDLPEEVREAQPSILPGSAPRTLEDMEREYILAVLAHNSGNRSRTAEQLDIGLATLYRKLKQYGHPEVAN
- a CDS encoding YceI family protein — its product is MNMLLKSAIAAAVFAVPSIAAASTWEIDSAHSSAKFTVKHMMITNVAGEFGSVTGTVNLDDKDPSKTTITASVDTTTINTNQPKRDAHLKSPDFFDVEKYPAMTFKSKSVKADGKDKFKVTGDLTLHGVTKPVTLDVESSSTEIKDPWGGTRRGASATTKLNRKDFGLTWNQALEAGGVAVGDEVKVMIDLELVKKDEAPAAAAPAKK
- a CDS encoding dioxygenase family protein; the encoded protein is MGSGFDRREVLQMAAAVGVAGISETVGPRAGASTVAPAAFVSHGSPLVSLDTDAYPQALRRFGESVNGVRALVVVSAHWETPGGVRVTASATPPLIYDFGGFPEALYRLTYPCPGAPEVAREAVALLAAAGFASAADAGRGLDHGTWVPLRLALPEASLPVVQVSMPRGASAEDVMRMGQALRPLRSQGVLLLGSGGVSHNLRRLFPDKAAPSESWAQAFDTWVAERLDARDFSGLLDWMRAPNARLAHPTAEHFLPLSFVLGAALPEDRLIPVFEGFHHGTLSMRSFALRA